The following are from one region of the Acidobacteriota bacterium genome:
- a CDS encoding POTRA domain-containing protein produces the protein MNTTAAALLLPMRTLLLVVLCLLPGLPGPALAQSDYEGRTVRALHIRSDGPLSRISEADCRRLIEIKAQQPFSSSRVKYSIEQLYASQAFYDIRAQVEPVAGQAVEVTFLLYRRYLIAKLEFSGQLRLPRQMLRREFPLRVGTAFSEDQLEAGVRQLEVLYQRHGYYLPSIQPRYSVNREKALIEIDMHIESGQQARVDSVEMTAVSSTDPDLLQELDIQPGQPYSKVEAEERLQRIRQDLTLQGYLDTTLEIVREDYFPETGRVALTLDFERGPRTEILIEGADLKDSERLSLPIYNFSSASEVLARETVRRLEELHHQKGYFQARADVNATSSGGLAFFVDKGQKASLRNIVIEGAREIPEARLRQVLRVETAGFFSRGEFSRRLARQDEETLQNLYRSEGFQQATVTHRLQPFKGGKERHLEIVYHIEEGPRSTLKEVSWSGNTTLSDQEIAELIISQEGQPFSPFHAARDRSELLAAYEDRGFREADVRAEVTSGSGNGVSLHFTVEEGSQTFVDEVVVVGDLNTRRAVVQRQIRLQSGEPFALRQVLDTETNLHDLAVFDRVQIDAAEISGDPDKRTVVIRLEEAPRFTLLYGLGYSSFEGPRGTLGLSDNNFLGRAQVLSLSVRASEIRQRGTLSWNFPRIFSRDLPTILSLTARNEGLRTQTDGDVETIDGRPFEEFRLTASSQSQKQLSRRESLLFGLSFEDVNVDLPPNLSDATLGFFRQEADLTLASLQVTYVNESRDVPSDPNQGFFLSGSSSLFTRALGSQEEFFRILAQGQHYRPLPRDVVLATSLRLGWIASYGRTSSAGNPVPISERFFSGGSTSLRGLPQDLAGPLLRDPETGEVILVDNEGRIDPNGRPIPEGGNALIIGNIELRVPLYKILSGTLFYDAGNVFRSYSEISLRDFSHTFGLGLRVKTPVGPVRFDAGWNPDPPSAPGFDRWTFHISLGQAF, from the coding sequence ATGAATACGACAGCGGCGGCTTTACTGCTTCCCATGCGCACTCTCCTGCTGGTCGTGCTCTGCCTTCTTCCGGGCCTGCCCGGCCCCGCCCTGGCCCAAAGCGATTACGAGGGCCGCACCGTGCGGGCCCTTCATATCCGCTCCGACGGTCCTCTTTCGCGCATCTCCGAGGCCGACTGCCGCCGCCTCATCGAGATCAAGGCCCAGCAGCCCTTCTCCAGCTCGCGCGTCAAGTACTCCATCGAGCAGCTCTACGCCTCTCAGGCTTTCTACGATATCCGGGCCCAAGTCGAGCCCGTCGCGGGCCAAGCCGTGGAGGTCACCTTCCTGCTCTACCGCCGCTACCTCATCGCCAAGCTCGAGTTCAGCGGCCAACTGCGCCTGCCGCGGCAGATGCTGAGGCGCGAATTCCCCCTGCGGGTCGGCACCGCCTTCTCGGAAGACCAGCTTGAGGCGGGAGTGCGCCAACTTGAGGTGCTCTATCAGCGCCATGGCTACTACCTGCCCTCCATTCAGCCCCGCTACTCGGTCAACCGCGAAAAGGCCCTCATCGAGATCGACATGCACATCGAGTCCGGCCAGCAGGCGCGGGTGGACAGCGTGGAGATGACGGCCGTCAGTTCAACCGATCCCGACCTGCTGCAAGAGCTCGACATTCAGCCCGGGCAGCCCTACTCCAAAGTCGAAGCCGAAGAGCGCCTGCAACGGATCCGCCAGGACCTGACCTTGCAGGGCTACCTCGACACCACCCTGGAAATCGTGCGCGAAGACTACTTCCCGGAGACCGGAAGAGTGGCCTTGACGCTGGACTTCGAACGGGGCCCCCGGACCGAAATCCTCATCGAGGGCGCCGACCTCAAGGACAGCGAGAGGCTGAGCCTGCCCATCTATAACTTTTCCAGCGCCTCCGAGGTGCTGGCCCGCGAGACGGTCCGCCGGCTGGAAGAGCTTCATCATCAAAAGGGCTATTTCCAGGCCCGTGCCGACGTCAACGCCACTTCCAGCGGAGGACTCGCCTTTTTTGTCGACAAGGGCCAGAAAGCCTCCCTGCGCAATATCGTCATCGAAGGAGCCCGCGAGATCCCGGAGGCCCGCCTGCGGCAAGTGCTGCGGGTTGAGACGGCGGGCTTCTTCTCGCGCGGAGAATTCAGCCGACGCCTGGCCCGCCAGGATGAGGAGACGCTGCAGAACCTTTACCGCAGCGAGGGTTTTCAGCAAGCCACCGTGACCCACCGTCTGCAGCCCTTCAAGGGAGGAAAAGAGCGGCACCTGGAAATCGTCTACCACATCGAGGAGGGGCCCCGCTCGACCCTGAAAGAGGTGAGCTGGAGCGGCAACACGACCCTCAGCGACCAGGAGATCGCTGAGCTGATCATCTCTCAAGAAGGGCAGCCCTTCTCGCCTTTTCACGCCGCCCGCGACCGTTCCGAACTGCTGGCCGCCTACGAGGACCGGGGCTTTCGCGAGGCCGACGTGAGAGCCGAGGTGACCTCAGGCAGCGGAAACGGGGTGTCTCTCCACTTCACCGTGGAGGAAGGAAGCCAGACTTTCGTCGACGAAGTGGTGGTGGTGGGCGACCTCAATACCCGCCGGGCGGTCGTGCAGCGGCAGATTCGCCTGCAGAGCGGAGAGCCCTTCGCCCTGCGCCAGGTATTGGACACCGAGACCAACCTGCACGACCTGGCCGTATTCGACCGCGTGCAGATCGACGCCGCCGAGATTTCCGGCGATCCCGACAAGCGTACGGTGGTCATCCGTTTGGAGGAGGCGCCCCGCTTTACTCTGCTCTACGGTCTGGGCTACAGCTCTTTCGAGGGTCCTCGTGGCACTCTGGGCCTGTCCGACAACAACTTCCTGGGCCGCGCCCAGGTCCTTTCCCTCAGTGTGCGGGCCTCGGAGATCCGCCAACGGGGCACCCTTTCCTGGAACTTCCCGCGGATCTTCAGCCGCGATCTGCCCACCATCCTCTCCCTCACCGCCCGCAACGAGGGACTGCGCACTCAAACCGACGGCGACGTCGAAACCATCGACGGGCGCCCCTTCGAGGAGTTTCGCCTGACCGCCTCGTCACAAAGCCAAAAACAGCTCAGCCGACGCGAGTCGCTGCTCTTCGGACTCAGTTTCGAAGACGTCAACGTCGATCTGCCCCCCAACCTCTCCGACGCCACTTTGGGCTTCTTCCGCCAGGAAGCGGACCTCACGCTGGCCAGCTTGCAGGTGACCTACGTCAACGAAAGCCGCGACGTCCCCTCCGACCCCAACCAGGGCTTCTTCCTTTCCGGCTCCTCTTCCCTCTTCACCCGCGCCTTGGGCTCTCAAGAGGAATTCTTCCGCATCCTGGCACAAGGACAGCACTACCGTCCGCTGCCCCGCGACGTGGTTCTGGCCACCTCGCTTCGACTGGGATGGATCGCCTCCTACGGAAGGACCAGCAGCGCCGGCAATCCCGTGCCCATTTCGGAACGCTTCTTCTCGGGCGGGTCCACCAGCCTGCGCGGCCTGCCCCAGGACCTGGCCGGCCCGCTCTTGCGCGATCCTGAAACGGGAGAGGTGATTCTGGTCGACAACGAGGGACGCATCGACCCCAACGGACGGCCCATCCCCGAAGGCGGCAACGCCCTCATCATCGGAAACATCGAACTGCGGGTCCCCCTTTACAAGATTCTCTCGGGAACCCTCTTCTACGACGCCGGCAATGTCTTCAGGTCCTACAGCGAGATCTCTCTGCGAGACTTCTCGCACACCTTCGGCCTGGGGCTGAGGGTCAAGACCCCGGTAGGGCCTGTCCGCTTCGACGCCGGATGGAATCCCGATCCGCCCTCGGCGCCCGGGTTCGACCGCTGGACCTTTCATATCAGCCTGGGGCAGGCCTTTTAA
- a CDS encoding SurA N-terminal domain-containing protein: MTRPSLILSLIRGLPALLLLCLQLNAPALAQPPAPASGDSRLADRLAAVVEGEVITLTDVQWLILYKGFEPPQDPRQVQDFRLDILQQIIEEKLIANEARRTPGVNVTAVEVERQVEAYRQRFPDEEAFQRRLQEMDMDRTDLRNLIGRQLAVLRFLQLRFEPFIIVLPDEISDFYDNRLRPELEESGQPLPDLDLIREDIREILTVEKTNLEIERWVRERSQKSEVTILLGRQHPQFANLPAKVIEEGNIRPLGKNGPGGPP; this comes from the coding sequence ATGACCAGACCATCGCTGATCTTGAGCCTGATCCGGGGACTCCCGGCCCTGCTGCTTCTGTGCTTGCAGTTGAATGCGCCGGCCCTCGCTCAGCCACCCGCTCCCGCCAGCGGCGACAGCCGCCTGGCCGACCGCCTGGCCGCCGTGGTCGAGGGCGAGGTGATCACCTTGACCGACGTCCAGTGGCTGATCCTCTACAAAGGATTCGAGCCTCCTCAAGACCCGCGGCAAGTGCAGGATTTCCGCCTCGACATCCTGCAGCAAATCATCGAGGAGAAGCTCATCGCCAACGAAGCCCGGCGGACGCCGGGAGTGAACGTCACAGCCGTCGAGGTAGAGCGCCAGGTGGAGGCCTACCGGCAACGCTTTCCCGACGAGGAGGCCTTTCAGCGGCGGCTGCAGGAGATGGATATGGACCGCACCGACCTGCGCAATCTGATCGGACGGCAGTTGGCCGTGCTGCGCTTTCTGCAACTCCGCTTCGAGCCCTTCATCATCGTCCTGCCCGACGAGATCTCCGACTTCTACGACAACCGCCTGCGTCCCGAGTTGGAGGAATCGGGGCAGCCCCTGCCCGACCTGGATCTGATCCGGGAAGACATCCGCGAAATCCTCACTGTGGAAAAGACGAATCTTGAAATCGAACGCTGGGTGCGCGAGCGGAGTCAAAAGAGCGAAGTGACCATTCTCTTGGGGCGTCAGCATCCACAGTTTGCTAATCTGCCCGCAAAGGTCATCGAGGAGGGCAATATCAGGCCCTTGGGTAAAAACGGCCCCGGTGGGCCTCCTTAA
- a CDS encoding histidinol-phosphatase, producing MAANWKVSLHGGHCGEYCEHAKGTLRDVVEAAVQAGYHVFGVSEHAPRSDPRFLYSSEKKKGYDVGRLRRDFDTYAAEMLALQEEFEDRIVLLRGFEAESVPADRYGDEMAELRRKYNFDFMVGSVHHVEDISIDGAKQDFQQAVEACGGLEELILRYYERVAEMVEAVKPDVVAHIDLPRLNAPRGDGALSSPKVRRRLDQTLDVVRSHQSILDVNTAAYRKGLSEPYPEGWIVRAGVGMRIPFCFGDDSHGPDEVGQGLNEARRFLLEHGVDHVVNLTLRHGTVIRERRMLG from the coding sequence ATGGCGGCAAATTGGAAAGTGTCCCTGCACGGCGGTCATTGCGGCGAATACTGCGAGCACGCCAAGGGTACGCTGCGCGACGTCGTGGAAGCGGCCGTGCAAGCCGGATACCATGTCTTCGGCGTCAGCGAACACGCCCCCCGATCCGATCCCCGCTTTCTCTATTCCTCCGAGAAGAAAAAAGGCTATGACGTCGGGCGCTTGCGGCGCGACTTCGATACCTATGCCGCCGAAATGCTGGCTCTTCAGGAGGAATTCGAGGACCGCATCGTGCTGCTGCGCGGATTCGAGGCCGAGTCGGTTCCAGCGGACCGCTACGGCGACGAGATGGCCGAACTGCGGCGCAAGTACAACTTCGACTTCATGGTGGGTTCGGTCCACCACGTGGAGGACATCTCCATCGACGGGGCCAAGCAAGACTTCCAACAAGCCGTGGAGGCCTGCGGAGGACTGGAAGAACTCATCCTGCGCTACTACGAGCGGGTGGCCGAGATGGTGGAAGCCGTCAAGCCCGACGTGGTGGCTCATATCGATCTCCCTCGCCTTAACGCCCCCAGGGGAGACGGCGCCCTCAGCAGTCCCAAAGTCCGCCGCCGCCTGGACCAAACGCTGGATGTAGTACGCAGCCATCAATCCATCCTGGACGTCAATACCGCCGCCTACCGCAAGGGTCTGTCGGAGCCCTATCCCGAGGGGTGGATCGTGCGGGCCGGCGTGGGCATGAGAATCCCTTTCTGTTTCGGGGACGACAGCCATGGTCCCGATGAAGTGGGGCAGGGGCTGAATGAGGCCCGCCGCTTCCTGCTCGAGCACGGAGTGGATCATGTCGTCAACCTGACCCTGCGGCATGGGACGGTGATTCGGGAGCGGCGGATGCTGGGGTGA
- the dtd gene encoding D-aminoacyl-tRNA deacylase, whose amino-acid sequence MRAVLQRVRRAQVSVDGEVTGKIGPGLLALVAVHRDDQQSDVSWMRRKLINLRFFDDAEGKLNLSLSQVGGKILAVSQFTLYGDCRKGNRPSYTRSAGPDKAQALYDQLVEDLRAGGVPVETGVFQASMQVELVNDGPVTLMLDSRQRL is encoded by the coding sequence ATGAGAGCCGTACTGCAGCGAGTCCGCCGCGCCCAAGTGTCCGTCGACGGCGAAGTGACGGGAAAGATCGGACCCGGCCTGCTGGCCCTGGTGGCCGTTCATCGCGACGATCAACAAAGCGACGTCTCCTGGATGCGGCGCAAGCTCATCAATCTGCGTTTCTTCGACGACGCCGAGGGCAAGCTCAACCTCTCTCTCAGCCAGGTGGGCGGAAAGATCCTGGCGGTCTCCCAATTCACCCTCTACGGCGACTGCCGCAAGGGTAACCGGCCCTCCTACACGCGCTCGGCCGGCCCCGACAAGGCCCAGGCCCTCTATGATCAGTTGGTGGAGGACCTGAGAGCGGGGGGAGTCCCCGTTGAGACGGGCGTCTTTCAGGCCTCCATGCAGGTGGAACTGGTCAACGACGGCCCCGTCACCCTCATGCTCGATTCCCGCCAGCGCCTCTAA
- the lexA gene encoding transcriptional repressor LexA produces MSLTKRQKSILDFVREFINSNGYSPTLEEIAEKFDLASLNGVYKHLKNLEERGFIRRLPNQSRSIELIDKAIIEETAVPMQGYVAAGQPIEAIPNPETVHVPEHLLTRGRNYVLTVRGDSMIDEHIEEGDMVVVEERSHANNGEMVVALIDGSDATLKKYYREGARIRLQPANEKLQPIYVDEDKIRIQGVVVGLMRRF; encoded by the coding sequence ATGTCACTAACTAAGCGGCAGAAATCGATCCTCGATTTCGTGCGGGAGTTCATCAACAGCAACGGCTATTCTCCCACCTTGGAGGAGATTGCTGAGAAGTTCGACCTGGCTTCCCTCAACGGCGTCTACAAGCATCTCAAGAACCTGGAAGAGCGCGGCTTCATCCGCCGTCTGCCCAACCAGTCCCGTTCCATCGAGCTGATCGACAAGGCCATCATCGAAGAGACGGCCGTGCCCATGCAGGGCTACGTGGCCGCCGGCCAGCCCATCGAAGCCATTCCCAACCCTGAAACCGTTCACGTGCCCGAGCACCTGCTTACCCGCGGACGCAATTACGTGCTCACGGTCAGAGGCGACTCCATGATCGACGAGCACATCGAGGAAGGCGACATGGTGGTGGTGGAAGAGCGCTCCCACGCCAACAACGGCGAAATGGTCGTCGCCCTCATCGACGGCAGCGACGCCACCCTCAAGAAGTACTACCGGGAAGGGGCCAGGATCCGCCTGCAGCCCGCCAACGAAAAACTCCAGCCCATCTACGTGGACGAAGACAAGATCCGCATCCAGGGCGTCGTCGTCGGCCTGATGCGCCGCTTTTAG
- a CDS encoding HAD family hydrolase, whose amino-acid sequence MCFRPQAVFFDLFNTLLHFDYERLPLVDHRGLARRTTMLKVHRELTREWGLTHTLSAFLEAFDEATREMYRLKGGGREYPSLARFELLRQRLGLADKAVSERMVEVHMEGMYSMMHRPPEHLEMLQQLQGVPKVLASNFDHAPTARRALKAFGLEAHLDHIFISDEVGWRKPAPQFFQAICRQSGFEPSRCVFVGDDPEADAGGAGRAGFQVAWLRDGRSLTPSPAPRWTLERVTDLPAILESASSTG is encoded by the coding sequence ATGTGTTTCCGACCCCAGGCCGTTTTCTTCGACCTCTTCAACACCCTGCTTCATTTTGATTACGAGCGCTTGCCGCTGGTCGACCACCGGGGCCTCGCCAGGCGCACGACCATGTTGAAGGTGCACCGCGAATTGACCCGCGAGTGGGGGCTGACGCATACGCTGAGCGCCTTTCTGGAGGCCTTCGACGAGGCCACGCGGGAGATGTACCGGCTTAAGGGGGGAGGACGGGAATATCCCTCGCTGGCCCGTTTCGAGCTCTTGCGGCAACGCTTGGGGTTGGCGGATAAGGCCGTCAGCGAACGCATGGTGGAGGTTCACATGGAGGGCATGTATTCCATGATGCATCGTCCTCCCGAGCACCTCGAGATGTTGCAGCAGTTGCAGGGCGTTCCCAAGGTGCTGGCCTCGAACTTCGACCACGCGCCCACCGCCCGGCGGGCGCTTAAGGCCTTTGGCCTGGAAGCCCACCTCGATCACATCTTCATTTCCGACGAAGTGGGATGGCGCAAGCCGGCTCCCCAGTTCTTCCAGGCCATCTGCCGCCAATCGGGATTCGAGCCGTCGCGCTGCGTTTTCGTCGGCGACGATCCCGAGGCCGACGCAGGGGGCGCGGGACGGGCCGGCTTCCAGGTGGCCTGGCTGCGCGACGGTCGTTCCTTGACGCCTTCTCCGGCGCCCCGCTGGACGCTGGAGAGGGTCACCGACCTCCCCGCCATCCTGGAGTCGGCGTCAAGCACAGGTTGA
- a CDS encoding Rieske 2Fe-2S domain-containing protein → MAEFRDVASLEELAEGGQMAVLAQGREIGLFHIDGNIYAIDNVCLHRGGPLAEGALEGCVVSCPFHAWTFDVRTGICTFNESIRQETFQTRVEEGRILVKV, encoded by the coding sequence ATGGCTGAGTTCAGGGACGTGGCGTCGCTTGAGGAGCTGGCCGAGGGCGGCCAAATGGCGGTCTTGGCCCAGGGGCGCGAGATCGGGCTTTTTCATATCGACGGCAACATCTACGCCATCGACAACGTTTGCCTGCACCGGGGAGGGCCCCTGGCCGAAGGCGCCCTGGAAGGCTGCGTGGTCTCTTGCCCTTTTCACGCCTGGACCTTCGACGTCCGCACCGGCATCTGCACCTTCAACGAATCGATCCGCCAGGAGACTTTCCAGACCCGGGTGGAAGAAGGACGCATCCTGGTCAAGGTCTAA
- the lipA gene encoding lipoyl synthase, with protein MSDDSAKSSASRRRHPPWLKVKAPFGHKVHRLKKLLGGLQLNTVCEEARCPNMGECWGHGVATFMILGDICTRGCRYCAVGKGKPQPLDLAEPSRVAEAVEAMGLKHVVITSVDRDDLEDGGAAIFAATVRKIRRTSPECVVEVLIPDFQGDQAALRRVLDVEPEIVNHNIETVPRLYRQARGGGIYEVSLRVLEMAKEIKPHLTTKTGMMLGLGEEEAEVKQVMDDLLQRGVSILTLGQYLRPSGWHLPVKRHYTPEEFRDFKEMGEKMGFAHVEAGPLVRSSYLADRQFDEMTRKSPPVS; from the coding sequence ATGAGCGACGATTCCGCCAAGTCCTCGGCCTCACGCCGACGCCACCCTCCCTGGCTCAAGGTCAAGGCGCCCTTCGGGCACAAGGTCCACCGGCTTAAGAAGCTGCTGGGAGGGCTGCAGCTCAACACGGTCTGCGAAGAGGCCCGCTGCCCCAACATGGGCGAGTGCTGGGGCCACGGCGTGGCGACCTTCATGATTCTGGGCGACATCTGCACCCGCGGCTGCCGCTACTGCGCCGTGGGCAAGGGAAAGCCCCAGCCGCTGGATTTAGCCGAGCCCTCCCGGGTGGCCGAGGCGGTGGAGGCCATGGGACTCAAGCACGTGGTCATCACCTCGGTGGACCGCGACGACCTGGAAGACGGAGGCGCCGCCATTTTCGCCGCCACCGTGCGCAAGATCCGCCGCACCTCGCCGGAGTGCGTGGTGGAAGTCCTCATTCCCGACTTTCAGGGCGACCAGGCGGCTCTGCGCCGCGTCCTCGATGTCGAGCCCGAAATCGTCAATCACAACATCGAAACCGTCCCCCGGCTCTATCGCCAAGCCCGCGGCGGAGGCATCTACGAGGTGTCCCTGCGGGTGCTGGAGATGGCCAAGGAAATCAAGCCTCATCTCACCACCAAGACGGGCATGATGCTCGGTTTGGGAGAAGAAGAGGCCGAAGTCAAGCAGGTCATGGACGACCTGCTGCAGCGGGGGGTCAGCATCCTCACGCTGGGACAGTATCTGCGCCCCAGCGGATGGCACCTGCCGGTGAAACGGCACTACACGCCTGAAGAGTTTCGAGACTTCAAGGAAATGGGCGAGAAGATGGGATTCGCCCATGTGGAAGCCGGCCCGCTGGTGCGCTCCAGTTATTTGGCTGACCGCCAGTTCGACGAGATGACCCGCAAGTCCCCTCCCGTCAGCTAG
- the ndhC gene encoding NADH-quinone oxidoreductase subunit A, producing METYLGLLFLFLMVAGNAVAFLALAWYLGPRVNPARGASYEMPYEAGLPPKEVVRGRLSIKFFVVALLFILFDVELMFLFPWAVIYRELGLFGFVEMFIFLLVVVAGLYYSVKKGALEWD from the coding sequence GTGGAGACCTATCTCGGACTCTTGTTCCTGTTCCTCATGGTCGCCGGAAACGCGGTCGCTTTCTTGGCCCTGGCCTGGTATCTGGGGCCCCGCGTCAATCCCGCCCGCGGCGCCTCTTACGAGATGCCCTATGAGGCCGGCCTCCCGCCCAAGGAAGTGGTGCGGGGACGGCTCTCCATCAAGTTTTTCGTGGTGGCGCTTCTCTTCATCCTCTTCGACGTGGAACTGATGTTCCTCTTCCCCTGGGCTGTCATTTATCGCGAACTCGGACTGTTCGGCTTCGTCGAGATGTTCATCTTTCTGCTCGTCGTCGTGGCCGGACTCTACTACTCCGTTAAAAAGGGAGCCCTGGAATGGGACTAG
- the nuoB gene encoding NADH-quinone oxidoreductase subunit NuoB: MGLDFKGSPETGFFTSKLDAVIGWSRKYSIFQYPFVTACCGMEYMATSCAHYDVDRFGAGLPRFSPRQADVLFVVGTINQKMAPVLVHIYEQMCAPKWVIAFGVCTCTGGFYDNYAVVRGIDHVIPVDIYIPGCPPRPETVINGLMLLQEKIQNQPNEIA, translated from the coding sequence ATGGGACTAGATTTCAAAGGATCGCCGGAAACCGGATTCTTCACCAGCAAGCTCGATGCCGTCATCGGCTGGTCGCGCAAATACTCCATTTTTCAATATCCCTTCGTGACCGCCTGCTGCGGCATGGAATACATGGCCACCTCCTGCGCCCACTACGACGTCGACCGCTTCGGCGCCGGCTTGCCGCGTTTCTCGCCCCGTCAGGCCGACGTCCTTTTCGTGGTGGGAACCATCAATCAGAAAATGGCTCCGGTGCTGGTTCACATCTACGAGCAGATGTGCGCCCCCAAGTGGGTGATAGCCTTCGGAGTCTGCACCTGCACGGGAGGCTTCTATGACAACTACGCCGTGGTTCGCGGCATCGATCACGTCATCCCCGTGGACATCTACATCCCCGGCTGCCCTCCGCGGCCCGAAACCGTGATCAACGGCTTGATGCTCCTGCAGGAGAAGATCCAGAACCAGCCCAACGAAATCGCCTGA
- a CDS encoding NADH-quinone oxidoreductase subunit C: MAEDSITLKKLREQFGDSIIESHSRLGQDTAILPKKVLLEAARMLKEDPTLDYNFLMDVTAVDHFKRRPRFEVVYHFYSLNHNHRLRLKVPVGGESPEVPTLTGLWPSANWYEREVWDMFGISFQGHPDLRRILMYESFEGHPLRKDYPFDKRQPLVGETE; this comes from the coding sequence ATGGCTGAAGACAGCATCACCCTGAAAAAGCTTCGGGAGCAGTTCGGCGATTCCATCATCGAAAGCCATTCCCGTCTGGGTCAGGACACCGCGATCCTGCCCAAAAAGGTCCTCTTGGAAGCCGCCCGTATGCTCAAGGAGGATCCGACGCTCGACTACAACTTCCTGATGGACGTCACCGCGGTCGACCATTTCAAGCGACGTCCCCGCTTCGAAGTCGTCTACCACTTCTATTCGCTCAACCACAATCACCGCCTGCGCCTCAAGGTCCCGGTGGGAGGCGAGAGTCCCGAGGTGCCCACCCTGACCGGGCTGTGGCCTTCGGCCAACTGGTACGAGAGAGAGGTCTGGGACATGTTCGGCATCAGCTTCCAGGGGCACCCCGACCTGCGGCGCATCCTCATGTACGAGAGCTTCGAGGGCCATCCGCTGCGCAAGGACTATCCCTTCGACAAGCGCCAGCCGCTGGTGGGCGAAACGGAATAA
- the nuoD gene encoding NADH dehydrogenase (quinone) subunit D — MATEIVSDTHEAMEKLRIQKDSEDTRTMMLNMGPAHPAMHGVIQIKAELDGEMVRGCDIEIGYLHRGFEKECEVGTYTQCFPYTDRLNYVSPLINNFSFALCVEKMMGLEVPERCQVIRVLMNEISRISDHLTCVGASAMELGAFTVFLYMIKAREWLWELVESVTGARLTISYARIGGVKADLPKDFEGRCRKVIKDTAEVIEECDSLLKRNRIFYDRVKDVGVISAQRAMEYGITGPFLRASGTGYDVRKAQPYSGYENYDFDVPVGENGDSYDRYLVRMEEMRQSIRIVEQALDRLPEGPTNVDPQGELISPELMADLGKFGRTKGLLTNEALLEPTLEGSGQRQRPGIAAESVDAWIPAKEQTYSNIEALMQHFKIVMDGHGVRPPKGECYVPTEGANGELGFYIVSDGTDHPYRVRCHPPCFPIMAALSEILVGDQVADIIPTFGSVNMIAGELDR; from the coding sequence ATGGCGACGGAAATCGTTTCAGACACCCATGAGGCCATGGAAAAGCTTCGCATCCAAAAGGACAGCGAAGACACCCGCACCATGATGCTCAACATGGGCCCGGCTCATCCGGCCATGCACGGCGTCATCCAGATCAAGGCCGAGCTGGACGGGGAGATGGTGAGGGGATGCGACATCGAGATCGGCTACCTGCACCGCGGATTCGAGAAGGAGTGCGAAGTCGGCACCTACACCCAGTGCTTCCCCTATACCGACCGCCTCAACTACGTCTCCCCCCTCATCAACAACTTTTCCTTCGCCCTCTGCGTGGAGAAGATGATGGGATTGGAAGTGCCTGAGCGCTGCCAGGTCATCCGGGTGCTGATGAACGAGATTTCGCGCATCAGCGACCACTTGACCTGCGTGGGAGCCTCGGCCATGGAACTCGGCGCCTTCACTGTCTTCCTCTACATGATTAAAGCCCGCGAATGGCTGTGGGAGCTGGTGGAATCGGTGACGGGAGCCCGGCTGACTATCTCCTACGCCCGCATCGGAGGCGTCAAGGCCGACCTCCCAAAGGACTTCGAGGGACGCTGCCGCAAGGTCATCAAGGACACCGCCGAAGTCATCGAGGAATGCGACTCCCTGCTCAAGCGAAACCGCATCTTCTATGACCGCGTCAAGGACGTGGGCGTGATCAGCGCCCAGCGGGCCATGGAGTACGGCATCACAGGCCCCTTCCTGAGGGCCTCGGGGACGGGATACGACGTGCGCAAGGCCCAGCCCTATTCGGGCTACGAAAACTACGACTTCGACGTGCCGGTGGGCGAAAACGGCGACTCCTACGACCGCTACCTGGTGCGCATGGAGGAGATGCGCCAGTCGATCCGCATCGTGGAGCAGGCTCTGGACCGCCTGCCCGAGGGGCCCACCAACGTCGATCCCCAGGGAGAACTTATCTCGCCCGAACTGATGGCCGACCTGGGCAAGTTCGGACGCACCAAGGGACTGCTCACCAACGAAGCCCTGTTGGAGCCCACCCTGGAGGGCTCGGGCCAGCGCCAGCGCCCGGGCATCGCGGCCGAGAGCGTCGACGCCTGGATTCCGGCCAAGGAGCAGACCTACTCCAACATCGAAGCCCTCATGCAGCACTTCAAGATCGTCATGGACGGTCACGGAGTGCGTCCGCCCAAGGGCGAGTGCTACGTCCCCACCGAGGGAGCCAACGGCGAGCTGGGATTCTACATCGTCAGCGACGGCACCGACCATCCCTACCGGGTACGCTGCCATCCGCCCTGTTTTCCCATCATGGCCGCCCTCAGCGAGATCTTGGTGGGCGACCAGGTAGCTGATATCATTCCCACCTTCGGGTCGGTGAA